The Staphylococcus sp. 17KM0847 DNA segment TCTTATGGGGTAGACGTAAACAAGAGAAGTCATAAAAATGAGATAGAATAAGCTAGCTGTGAAAAAACGGGTTTCATGTTTAAGTTCATGAAACCCGTTTTTTGATTTTAGTAAATTTAATTTTTGTTTTGTAATATGATAGAGATAGAATACCCTTGATTTATCTTATAGCATGAAAGCCTGCATCAACATGGATGTTTTCACCTGTAACACCAGATGAGAAGTCACTCAGTAAGTAAGCGGCTGTTTTGCCCACTTCTTCTTGGTCGACGTTACGGCGCAATGGAGCGCGTTCTTCTATTTCTTTTAAAATAGTTGTAAAGTTACCTACACCACGTGCGCTTAATGTACGGATAGGTCCAGCAGAAATAGCGTTGACACGAATGTTATCTTGACCTAAGTCTGCAGCCAAATATTTTACTGATGCTTCTAAACTTGCTTTAGCGATGCCCATTACATTATAGTTAGGAACTGCAAACTCACCGCCAATATAACTCGATGTTACAATGCTGCCAGCTTCATTCATAATCTTACGTGCTTCGCGAGCTACGATTGTAAGTGAATAGGCGCTAATGTCTTGAGCGAGCAAAAAGCCATCACGTGATGTGTCGGAATAACGGCCACGCAAATCTTCAACATTAGCAAACGCAATAGAATGGAATACGCCATCAATTTTGCCGATGTCTTGTCCGATTTGTGCAAATCCATTTTCTACATCGCTATCACTTTGTACATCTATTTGATAAACGTTTTTTGTGGATTGATTCAGTTGATCGATAAGTTTGTCAAGTTCTTTAAAACTTCTTTCTTTACGATAAGTAAATACGAGTTTGGCACCGAGTTGATCTAATACCTTAGCCACGCCAAAACCGATACTACGTTTATTCGCAATACCCATAATTACAAAAGTTTTGCCTTCTAAATTCATCAATATTCTATACTCCTTTATCATTAGTTATAGATTGTATTAATTTTAACATCAGCTGCTAAAATAATACAATGAATAACCCTCTCTGCTATATTATTCGATTTTTAAGCTAAAAAGTGAGATAGAAAGCTCGATTGATATCAAGGATTTCTATCTCATTTAAAATATATTATTGAAAAGATTTGTCATCAACGATACTTTGGGCTTTGTGCATAATTTGATGACGGTATTTGAAGATATTACGTACAATTGTTTTTAAGACAGCATAGAGTGGTACTGCCACAAGGATAAGCATAAACCCTCCAAGACTACCCGAAGCTAAGATGACAACAATAATTGTTAACGGATGAATATTTAGTGATTTCCCCATAACATTTGGTGTAATAACATTACCTTCCAACTGTTGGGCAATTAATGTAATAATACAAACCCAAACAAATGTGGTAGGGCTTTGAATCAAACCTAAAATACCTGCTGGCAAAAAGGCCAT contains these protein-coding regions:
- the fabI gene encoding enoyl-ACP reductase FabI; the protein is MMNLEGKTFVIMGIANKRSIGFGVAKVLDQLGAKLVFTYRKERSFKELDKLIDQLNQSTKNVYQIDVQSDSDVENGFAQIGQDIGKIDGVFHSIAFANVEDLRGRYSDTSRDGFLLAQDISAYSLTIVAREARKIMNEAGSIVTSSYIGGEFAVPNYNVMGIAKASLEASVKYLAADLGQDNIRVNAISAGPIRTLSARGVGNFTTILKEIEERAPLRRNVDQEEVGKTAAYLLSDFSSGVTGENIHVDAGFHAIR